The following coding sequences lie in one Enterococcus sp. 9E7_DIV0242 genomic window:
- a CDS encoding GNAT family N-acetyltransferase: MKIVHTKDTMSDIYLDALRIRNQVFMVEQGVPKDIEIDKYEAACIHFVLYTDNQAAATCRLLPLKDGVMKLQRMAVLKEYRGRSLGRAVINETEAFTRQQGYNTITLGAQLTAVDFYEKLGYSKHGELFMDANIPHYQMDKSV, encoded by the coding sequence ATGAAAATCGTTCATACAAAGGATACAATGAGTGATATTTATCTTGATGCGTTGCGTATTCGCAATCAAGTTTTTATGGTCGAACAAGGTGTTCCAAAGGATATCGAAATTGATAAATATGAAGCTGCTTGTATCCATTTTGTTCTTTATACAGACAATCAAGCTGCTGCAACCTGCCGTTTACTACCATTGAAAGACGGTGTAATGAAGCTGCAACGAATGGCAGTCTTGAAAGAGTATAGAGGGAGAAGTCTTGGACGCGCAGTTATTAATGAGACGGAAGCCTTCACCAGACAGCAAGGATACAATACGATTACGTTGGGTGCTCAGCTCACTGCAGTCGATTTTTACGAAAAATTAGGTTATTCGAAGCATGGTGAACTGTTCATGGATGCGAATATTCCACACTATCAGATGGATAAATCCGTTTGA
- a CDS encoding mandelate racemase/muconate lactonizing enzyme family protein, producing MSKITAVTTEYYRIPLPELMEDAKHGLHTHFEVPIVKIETEDGREGIGYTYTGGFGGRAICSLIDIELKNILLGKDASCVEALWDEMNWGIHYVARGGLASFAIAACDIALWDLRTKKANEPLYKLLGGVSNKVKCYGGAIDLNFPLEKLLANNQKYLDMGLKAVKIKLGQKTLDEDIQRIAAVRELVGPDVTFMVDANMSWSVEKAIKAAKAMAPYNILFLEEPTIPEDYEGYARIAEEGHIAVAGGENLRTLTEFHHLLKYGHVDFPQPDASNVGGITGWLKVAYLAQANNLAVSTHGMQELHVSLLAAMPNAGYLEMHSFPIDQYTTRPLVIDKEDGMAVAPEEIGIGVTFDWKKLAPYKLPF from the coding sequence ATGTCAAAAATTACTGCTGTCACAACTGAATATTACCGTATTCCATTACCTGAGCTCATGGAGGATGCGAAGCATGGACTGCATACTCATTTCGAAGTCCCTATTGTAAAAATAGAAACTGAAGATGGCCGTGAAGGGATTGGCTACACCTATACTGGTGGTTTTGGTGGTCGCGCTATCTGTTCTCTCATTGACATTGAACTGAAAAATATTTTGCTTGGGAAAGATGCCAGTTGCGTTGAAGCATTATGGGATGAAATGAATTGGGGAATTCATTACGTTGCCCGAGGTGGTTTGGCAAGCTTTGCTATTGCAGCCTGTGATATAGCATTATGGGATCTGCGTACAAAAAAGGCCAATGAGCCTCTATATAAATTACTCGGTGGTGTCAGCAACAAGGTAAAATGCTATGGCGGAGCAATCGATTTGAACTTTCCATTGGAAAAACTGCTGGCTAATAATCAAAAATACCTTGATATGGGCTTGAAGGCTGTCAAAATCAAACTAGGGCAAAAGACATTGGACGAGGATATTCAACGAATCGCTGCTGTAAGAGAGTTGGTTGGACCAGATGTCACTTTCATGGTAGATGCAAACATGAGCTGGTCTGTTGAAAAAGCAATCAAAGCTGCTAAAGCAATGGCGCCATATAATATTCTTTTCCTTGAGGAACCGACGATTCCAGAGGATTATGAAGGATATGCCCGAATTGCTGAAGAAGGACATATCGCTGTTGCCGGAGGAGAAAATCTCCGCACGCTTACAGAATTCCATCATCTACTGAAATATGGACATGTTGATTTTCCTCAACCAGACGCTTCAAATGTTGGCGGAATCACAGGGTGGTTGAAAGTGGCCTACCTGGCACAGGCAAACAATCTCGCTGTTTCAACACATGGCATGCAAGAGCTTCATGTCAGTTTGCTAGCTGCTATGCCGAACGCAGGTTATCTGGAAATGCACAGCTTCCCAATCGATCAATATACCACAAGGCCCCTTGTGATTGATAAAGAAGATGGCATGGCAGTTGCGCCTGAGGAAATTGGCATCGGTGTTACCTTTGATTGGAAAAAGCTTGCCCCTTACAAGTTACCATTCTAA